One window of Medicago truncatula cultivar Jemalong A17 chromosome 2, MtrunA17r5.0-ANR, whole genome shotgun sequence genomic DNA carries:
- the LOC120578071 gene encoding uncharacterized protein, with protein MDPSGDMERDARDFHQVYERRSRRNGIGSGNVVRVRHFDLNIPLCAESSIPCESGSGNVVRDFDLNIPLCYESFITNTNDASEVEDDGPLSPALQIINEAPVIHRRKRSTLNQHPRRNLRPLSPSRSPSLPSANQDQSPASMN; from the exons ATGGATCCATCTGGGGATATGGAAAGGGATGCTAGAGACTTTCATCAAGTGTAtgaaagaagaagcagaagaaacGGCATTGGTTCAGGAAATGTCGTCAGAGTCAGACATTTCGATCTAAACATTCCACTATGTGCCGAATCTTCTATTCCCTGCGAATCTGGTTCTGGGAATGTCGTTCGAGATTTCGATCTCAACATTCCATTGTGTTACGAATCTTTCATTACGAACACTAATGATGCAAGTGAAGTCGAAGATGATGGC CCTCTCTCTCCTGCTCTGCAAATAATCAATGAAGCACCAGTAATTCACCGCCGGAAGCGCAGCACTCTCAACCAGCATCCACGCCGCAACCTTCGGCCGCTCAGCCCATCGCGCAGTCCATCACTGCCTTCAGCCAACCAAGATCAGTCTCCAGCCTCCATg